One Bacteroidota bacterium DNA segment encodes these proteins:
- a CDS encoding glycosyltransferase family 4 protein produces the protein MEIAVNTRFLLPGRIEGLGRFSHEVLRRMVQQQPDVVFHFFFDRPYDADYLYGPNVVPHVLSPQARHPLLYYLFFEHAVRRKLSRLNPAVFFSPDGYLSLASRLPQVPVFHDLAYMHYPQYVGPAHRWHYRHFFPRYAQKAAHILTVSSYSKADIVQYFRVPESKVTVCHNGAGEVFRPLGEAEREKARAAFAEGKPYFLYVGSIHPRKNLENLLRAFERFKEQTGHPAKLLLTGRKAWDFENVIQFYTQMRHRDDVCFTGYVDDESLNQLLNGALALCYVSLFEGFGLPILEAFWAETAVLCSNTSSMPEVAGDAALLADPTLPEQIAHQMEQLLEADLRQSLIARGQQQRLHFSWDQTARICFHTLQQVAR, from the coding sequence ATGGAAATAGCCGTCAATACACGCTTTCTGCTACCAGGACGGATAGAGGGCTTGGGCAGATTTTCGCACGAGGTGCTGCGGCGCATGGTGCAGCAGCAGCCCGATGTAGTGTTTCACTTCTTCTTCGACCGGCCCTACGATGCCGACTATCTGTATGGGCCCAATGTAGTGCCCCATGTGCTCAGCCCCCAGGCGCGCCACCCCCTGCTGTACTACCTGTTTTTCGAGCACGCCGTACGCCGAAAGCTCAGCAGGCTGAATCCGGCTGTATTCTTCAGCCCAGATGGGTATCTGAGCCTGGCCAGCCGCCTGCCGCAGGTGCCGGTGTTTCACGACCTGGCCTATATGCACTATCCCCAGTATGTGGGGCCGGCACACCGCTGGCACTACCGCCACTTCTTCCCCCGCTATGCACAGAAGGCTGCGCACATCCTTACCGTCAGCAGCTATTCCAAAGCCGACATCGTGCAGTACTTCCGGGTGCCCGAGTCGAAAGTAACCGTGTGCCACAACGGTGCCGGCGAGGTGTTTCGCCCCCTGGGCGAGGCCGAACGCGAAAAAGCCCGCGCGGCATTTGCCGAAGGCAAGCCTTACTTTCTGTACGTAGGCAGCATACACCCGCGCAAAAACCTGGAGAACCTGCTGCGAGCCTTCGAGCGCTTTAAGGAACAGACTGGCCACCCGGCCAAGCTGCTGCTGACCGGACGCAAAGCCTGGGATTTTGAGAACGTCATTCAGTTCTACACCCAGATGCGCCACCGGGACGATGTCTGCTTCACGGGCTATGTGGATGATGAAAGCCTGAATCAGCTACTGAATGGTGCCCTGGCACTGTGCTACGTAAGCCTGTTTGAGGGCTTTGGCCTACCTATCCTGGAGGCCTTCTGGGCCGAAACCGCTGTGCTGTGCAGCAACACGAGCAGCATGCCCGAGGTGGCAGGAGATGCCGCACTGCTGGCAGACCCCACCCTGCCCGAGCAGATAGCCCACCAAATGGAACAGCTGCTGGAGGCCGACCTGCGCCAGAGCCTGATTGCACGCGGACAGCAGCAGCGGCTACATTTCAGCTGGGATCAAACTGCACGTATCTGCTTCCATACCCTACAGCAGGTGGCCCGGTAG
- a CDS encoding DegT/DnrJ/EryC1/StrS family aminotransferase yields MQVPFHRPWLTHNEEEAVLRVLRSGWLTTGAETQAFEEEFAAWQGSGEAVGTLSCTTALEILLASLQLPPGSEVITSSLTFASTAHAIVHQGLVPVFADVLPGTLLLDPASVAQKIGPRTRALLPVHVGGHACNMEALGELAADRQLYLVEDCAHALEARWQGQPLGSFGYGGAFSFYANKNMTTGEGGMAWVQDPALAARLRLWRNHGLDYDSYARDRRPEGHYQQYDILLPGYKYAMFDLQAALGRVQLRRVTHMHHRRQLLAARYQAGLAPIATLAQPLLPDPRCQSAWHLFVLRLNSEALTASRDQIVAAIRQAGVGLSIHFKPVHRFSYYQQLGWLPGDVPQAEAMHASVCSLPLFPAMTEAEQDFVIQTVTRILKQYAR; encoded by the coding sequence ATGCAGGTTCCCTTTCACCGGCCCTGGCTCACGCACAACGAGGAGGAAGCCGTACTGCGCGTACTGCGCTCGGGCTGGCTGACCACCGGTGCCGAAACACAGGCCTTCGAGGAGGAGTTTGCCGCCTGGCAGGGCAGCGGAGAGGCCGTGGGTACCCTGAGCTGTACCACCGCCCTGGAAATCCTGCTGGCCAGCCTGCAGCTACCCCCAGGCAGCGAGGTCATTACCAGCAGCCTCACCTTTGCCAGCACAGCCCACGCCATTGTGCACCAGGGGCTAGTGCCGGTTTTTGCGGATGTGCTGCCCGGTACCCTGCTGCTAGACCCCGCATCTGTAGCACAGAAAATAGGCCCACGAACACGGGCACTGCTGCCCGTGCATGTGGGCGGCCATGCCTGCAATATGGAGGCCCTGGGTGAGCTAGCTGCCGATAGGCAGCTATACCTGGTAGAAGACTGTGCCCACGCACTGGAAGCACGCTGGCAGGGGCAGCCCCTGGGTAGCTTTGGCTATGGCGGGGCATTCAGCTTCTATGCCAATAAAAACATGACCACCGGCGAGGGCGGAATGGCCTGGGTGCAAGACCCAGCACTGGCAGCCCGGCTACGCCTGTGGCGAAACCATGGCCTGGACTACGATAGCTATGCACGCGACCGGCGGCCCGAGGGCCACTACCAGCAGTACGACATCCTGCTGCCCGGGTACAAGTACGCCATGTTCGACCTACAGGCGGCACTAGGCCGTGTGCAGCTGCGCCGCGTGACCCACATGCACCACAGGCGGCAGCTGCTGGCAGCGCGCTACCAGGCCGGGCTGGCACCCATAGCCACACTGGCACAGCCCCTGCTGCCAGATCCACGCTGCCAGTCGGCCTGGCATCTCTTTGTACTACGGCTAAACAGCGAGGCACTAACGGCCAGCCGAGACCAGATTGTAGCCGCCATACGGCAGGCAGGGGTGGGCCTTAGCATCCACTTCAAGCCCGTGCACCGCTTCAGCTACTACCAGCAGCTAGGCTGGCTGCCCGGAGATGTACCACAGGCCGAGGCCATGCATGCATCGGTCTGCTCGCTGCCCCTGTTTCCGGCTATGACAGAGGCCGAGCAGGACTTTGTGATC